In the Helianthus annuus cultivar XRQ/B chromosome 11, HanXRQr2.0-SUNRISE, whole genome shotgun sequence genome, one interval contains:
- the LOC110889135 gene encoding extensin-2-like, producing the protein MAKFWPWLLVAFAIGVLATHVAADHDDHYVYASPPPPKYHYKSPPPPKYHYKSPPPPKYVYKSPPPPKYAYKSPPPPKYAYKSPPPPKYAYKSPPPPKYAYKSPPPPKYAYKSPPPPKYVYKSPPPPKYAYKSPPPPKYAYKSPPPPKYAYKSPPPPKYAYKSPPPPKYAYKSPPPPKYAYKSPPPPKYAYKSPPPPKYTYKSPPPPKYAYKSPPPPKYAYKSPPPPKYAYKSPPPPSPSPPPPYIYKSPPPPSPSPPPPYIYKSPPPPSPSPPPPYIYKSPPPPSPSPPPPYVYKSPPPPSPSPPPPYVYKSPPPPSPSPPPPYIYKSPPPPSPSPPPPPYY; encoded by the coding sequence ATGGCCAAGTTTTGGCCATGGTTACTAGTTGCCTTTGCGATAGGCGTGTTAGCTACTCATGTCGCGGCTGATCATGACGATCATTATGTTTATGCGTCACCACCTCCGCCAAAATATCACTATAAGTCACCACCGCCGCCAAAATATCACTATAAGTCGCCACCGCCACCAAAATATGTTTATAAGTCACCACCTCCGCCAAAATACGCTTATAAGTCACCACCTCCGCCAAAGTACGCTTATAAGTCACCACCTCCGCCAAAGTACGCTTATAAGTCACCACCTCCGCCAAAGTACGCTTATAAGTCACCACCTCCGCCAAAGTACGCTTATAAGTCACCACCTCCGCCAAAGTACGTTTATAAGTCACCACCTCCGCCAAAGTACGCTTATAAGTCACCACCTCCGCCAAAGTACGCTTATAAGTCACCACCGCCGCCAAAATACGCCTATAAGTCACCACCCCCACCAAAGTATGCTTATAAGTCACCACCTCCGCCAAAATATGCCTATAAGTCACCACCTCCGCCAAAATATGCGTATAAGTCACCACCCCCGCCAAAATACGCTTATAAGTCACCACCCCCGCCAAAGTACACTTATAAGTCACCACCCCCGCCAAAGTACGCTTATAAGTCACCACCTCCGCCAAAGTATGCTTATAAGTCACCACCCCCGCCAAAGTATGCTTATAAGTCCCCCCCACCACCTTCTCCGTCTCCTCCCCCACCTTACATATACAAAtctccaccaccaccgtcaccatcaCCGCCTCCTCCATACATTTACAAGTCCCCACCGCCACCATCACCTTCACCACCACCCCCATATATTTACAAATCTCCCCCACCACCTTCCCCATCGCCCCCGCCTCCTTATGTCTATAAGTCCCCacctccaccatcaccatcaccaccgccaccatatGTTTACAAATCtccaccaccaccttcaccatcaccaccaccaccgtataTTTATAAATCACCACCCCCTCCATCTCCatccccacccccacccccataCTACTGA
- the LOC110889134 gene encoding extensin-2 produces the protein MAMLWQQLLVAIAIGVLATHVVADHDDHYFYASPPPPRYVYKSPPPPWTRSTPPPYHYYSPPPPLKSSPPPYYYNSPPPSRSPPHPYYYKSPPPPSPSPHPPYVYKSPPPPSPSPPPPYVYKSPPPPSPSPPPPYIYRSPPPPPSPSPPPPYIYESPPPPSPSPPPPPYVYKSPPPPSSSPPPPYIYKSPPPPSPSPPPPYVYKSPPPPSPSLPPPYKSPPPPSPSPPPPYIYKSPPPPSPPPPPPLSSSPPPPYIYKSPPPPPSPSPPPPYIYKSPPPPSPSPPPPYVYNSPPPPSPSPPPPYVYKSPPPPSPTPPPPYIYKSPPPPSPSPPPPYVYKSPPPPSPSPPPPYIYKSPPPPSPSPPPPYIYKSPPPPSPSPPPPYIYKSPPPPSPSPPPPYIYKSPPPPSPSPPPPYIYKSPPPPSPSPPPPYIYKSPPPPSPSPPPPPYIYKSPPPPSPSPPLPYIYKSPPPPSPSPPPYYYKSPPPPYYV, from the coding sequence ATGGCCATGCTTTGGCAGCAGTTACTCGTCGCCATTGCAATAGGCGTGTTAGCTACGCATGTTGTGGCTGATCATGATGACCACTATTTTTATGCATCTCCACCTCCGCCAAGATATGTTTATAAGTCACCACCACCGCCATGGACAAGATCAACGCCCCCTCCTTATCATTACTATTCACCTCCACCGCCACTAAAATCATCTCCACCACCCTATTACTACaactcaccaccaccatccagATCACCACCTCATCCTTACTACTACAAGTCACCACCACCGCCTTCACCATCACCACATCCGCCATATGTATATaagtcaccaccaccaccctctcCATCACCACCTCCGCCATATGTTTAtaaatcaccaccaccaccctcaccatcaccaccacctccaTACATTTATagatcaccaccaccaccaccatctccatcaccaccacctccttATATATACgaatcaccaccgccaccatcaccatcaccaccaccacctccttaCGTCTACAAATCTCCACCACCACCTTCATCTTCACCCCCTCCCCCTTATATTTACAAGTCTCCACCTCCCCCATCTCCATCGCCACCTCCTCCATATGTATACAAGTCcccaccaccaccttcacctTCACTACCTCCCCCATACAAGTCACCTCCTCCGCCATCTCCATCACCTCCTCCTCCTTATATCTATAAGTCTCCCCCACCACCTTCCCCGCCTCCTCCtccaccactatcatcatcaCCACCTCCTCCATACATTTATaagtcaccaccaccaccaccttctcCGTCTCCTCCCCCACCATATATCTATAAATCACCCCCACCGCCTTCCCCATCACCCCCACCTCCTTATGTCTATAATTCCCCacctccaccatcaccatcaccaccgccaccatatGTTTACAAATCTCCACCACCGCCTTCACCAACACCACCCCCACCATATATTTATAAATCACCACCTCCCCCATCTCCATCACCACCTCCTCCATATGTATACAAGTCcccaccaccaccttcacctTCACCACCTCCCCCATACATTTACAAGTCACCTCCTCCGCCATctccttcaccaccaccaccgtataTTTACAAATCtccaccaccaccttcacctTCACCACCTCCCCCATACATTTACAAGTCACCCCCTCCGCCATctccttcaccaccaccaccatatatTTACAAATCTCCACCACCACCTTCTCCGTCTCCTCCCCCACCATACATTTATAAATCACCCCCACCACCTTcaccatcacctccacctccTTATATCTATAAATCCCCacctccaccatcaccttcaccaccaccaccaccatatatTTACAAATCTCCACCGCCACCTTCACCGTCACCACCACTACCGTATATTTATAAATCACCACCCCCTCCATCTCCATCCCCACCCCCATACTACTACAAATCACCACCTCCGCCTTACTACGTCTAG
- the LOC110889136 gene encoding choline/ethanolaminephosphotransferase 1, with the protein MGYIGVHGINALHRYKYSGVDHSYVAKYVLQPFWSRFVTFFPLWMPPNMITLTGFMFLLISASLGYIYSPQLDSPPPRWVHFAHGLLLFLYQTFDAVDGKQARRTNSSSPLGELFDHGCDALTCALEALAFGSTAMCGRYTFWFWVISAVPFYGATWEHYFTNTLILPAVNGPTEGLMLIYVAHFFTGVVGAEWWAQDVGKSIPLLGWVPFIDGIPTYGAVLFFMIVFAVIPTLTFNVQNVYKVVRMRHGSMLKALAMLVPFGVLLAVVLLWDYMSPYDLIGKYPHMVVMGIGLAFGFLVGRMILAHLCDEPKGLKTSMSMSLFYLPLAIANALTAWLNEGVPLVDDKWVLLGFCLYTGALYLHFATSVIHEITTALGIYCFRITRKEA; encoded by the exons ATGGGATATATAGGTGTTCATGGCATTAATGCACTGCATAGATACAAATACAGTGGAGTTGATCACTCTTATGTTGCAAAATATGTCTTGCAACCGTTTTGGAGTCGATTTGTTACGTTCTTTCCTCTTTGGATGCC ACCCAATATG ATTACGCTAACAGGATTCATGTTCTTGCTCATATCTGCATCACTTGGCTAT ATATATTCACCTCAATTGGATTCACCTCCTCCAAGATGGGTTCACTTTGCTCATGGATTACTCCTCTTCTTGTACCAG ACTTTTGATGCTGTTGACGGAAAGCAAGCTAGAAGAACAAACTCATCTAGTCCATTGGGAGAACTTTTTGATCATG GATGTGATGCACTTACTTGTGCG TTGGAGGCATTGGCTTTTGGAAGCACTGCGATGTGCGGAAGATACACGTTCTGGTTTTGGGTCATTTCAGCGGTTCCGTTCTATGGAGCAACTTGGGAACA TTATTTTACCAACACGTTAATCCTTCCGGCCGTAAATGGACCTACGGAGGGTCTCATGCTAATATACGTGGCACACTTCTTTACCGGTGTAGTTG GTGCAGAGTGGTGGGCGCAAGATGTTGGGAAGTCTATTCCTCTTCTTGGCTGGGTTCCATTTATAGATG GAATCCCTACCTATGGAGCAGTTTTATTTTTCATGATAGTTTTTGCCGTTATACCAACACTCACATTTAA TGTGCAAAATGTTTATAAGGTTGTACGCATGAGACACGGAAGCATGCTAAAGGCCTTGGCTATG CTTGTCCCGTTTGGTGTACTGTTGGCGGTAGTTCTGCTATGGGATTATATGTCTCCATATGATTTAATTGGGAAATACCCGCATATGGTTGTTATGGGAATTGGACTAGCATTTGGATTCCTTGTG GGAAGGATGATATTGGCCCACTTGTGTGACGAGCCTAAAGGGTTGAAAACTAGTATGTCCATG TCCCTGTTCTATCTCCCACTCGCGATTGCAAATGCACTCACTGCGTGGTTAAATGAGGG AGTTCCCCTAGTTGATGATAAATGGGTTCTTCTCGGCTTCTGTCTATACACTG GTGCACTGTATCTACACTTTGCTACATCGGTCATTCACGAAATAACAACAGCTCTTGGAATTTATTGTTTCCG GATCACAAGAAAAGAGGCATGA